One Maribacter cobaltidurans genomic window carries:
- a CDS encoding 2,3,4,5-tetrahydropyridine-2,6-dicarboxylate N-succinyltransferase translates to MTDLRNTIENAWEERELLKESHTQNAIREVIDLIDSGKLRCAEPTEAGWQINEWVKKAVVLYFPIQKMETLEAGIFEYHDKMPLKRGYKEKGIRVVPNAVARHGAYISPGTILMPSYVNIGAYVDEGTMVDTWATVGSCAQIGKNVHLSGGVGIGGVLEPLQAAPVIIEDNAFIGSRCIVVEGVRVGKEAVLGANVVLTGSTKIIDVTGEKPVENKGFVPPRSVVIPGSYTKKFAAGEYQVPCALIIGRRKESTNKKTSLNDALREYDVAV, encoded by the coding sequence ATGACAGATTTACGAAATACCATAGAAAACGCTTGGGAAGAAAGAGAGCTATTAAAGGAATCACATACACAAAATGCCATTAGGGAAGTCATTGACCTTATAGATTCCGGTAAGTTGCGTTGTGCCGAGCCTACCGAAGCTGGCTGGCAAATCAATGAATGGGTTAAAAAGGCCGTAGTGCTTTATTTTCCCATTCAAAAAATGGAAACTTTGGAAGCGGGTATTTTCGAATATCATGATAAAATGCCCCTAAAAAGAGGTTATAAAGAAAAAGGAATACGAGTAGTTCCCAATGCAGTGGCCAGACACGGGGCCTATATTTCACCGGGCACTATTCTAATGCCAAGTTACGTGAATATTGGTGCATATGTAGACGAAGGAACCATGGTAGATACATGGGCCACGGTTGGAAGCTGTGCACAAATCGGTAAAAATGTCCACCTTAGTGGCGGAGTAGGAATTGGAGGTGTGTTGGAACCCTTGCAGGCAGCCCCAGTCATTATTGAGGATAATGCCTTTATTGGATCGAGATGTATTGTAGTTGAAGGCGTGCGGGTTGGCAAGGAAGCCGTTCTAGGTGCCAACGTAGTACTTACGGGATCTACCAAAATAATAGATGTTACTGGAGAAAAACCCGTGGAGAACAAGGGCTTTGTTCCACCTCGGTCCGTAGTGATTCCTGGCAGTTACACCAAAAAATTTGCCGCGGGAGAATATCAGGTTCCTTGTGCTTTGATCATTGGAAGACGTAAGGAAAGTACCAATAAAAAAACATCCCTAAACGACGCCCTTAGGGAATATGACGTAGCCGTTTAA
- the ruvX gene encoding Holliday junction resolvase RuvX, producing the protein MGRILALDYGQKRTGVAVTDELRIIASGLTTVPTNDLIPFLTQYLEEESVDVLVVGEPKQMNNQPSESEVYITPFLKQLSVSFPNLKVVRQDERFTSKMAFQSMLDGGLKKKQRRNKELIDEISATLILQDYLKRI; encoded by the coding sequence TTGGGAAGGATTCTTGCGTTGGATTATGGCCAAAAGAGAACCGGTGTTGCGGTTACTGATGAATTACGAATTATAGCATCAGGCTTGACTACGGTTCCTACCAACGACCTTATTCCTTTTTTGACTCAATATCTTGAGGAGGAATCAGTCGATGTATTGGTGGTTGGGGAGCCTAAACAAATGAATAATCAACCATCCGAGTCTGAGGTATATATTACACCATTTTTGAAACAACTTTCCGTAAGTTTTCCAAATTTGAAAGTGGTAAGACAGGATGAACGTTTTACTTCCAAAATGGCCTTTCAAAGTATGTTGGATGGTGGGTTGAAAAAAAAGCAGCGCAGGAACAAGGAACTGATCGATGAAATCAGTGCGACGCTAATTTTACAAGATTATTTAAAGCGAATATAA
- a CDS encoding glycosyltransferase family 2 protein produces MMDTREKITALIITFNEIGYIEKCLDSVSFADEIIVVDSFSTDGTYEYLLNHPKVKVIQNPFENFTAQKSFALKQATNDWVLFLDADEVVPTSLKDEILNTVSGEGDIVAYWFYRQFMFQDEKLKFSGWQTDKNYRLFRKSKAKFSDRRIVHETLDVEGTSGILTEKLIHYCYKNYEDYKSKMLNYGRLKAIECFYRERKFNYASMYLKTGWKFFNHYILRLGFLDGKKGFIICYLNALGVSERFKELKRLEQKNELAYYLVMP; encoded by the coding sequence ATGATGGATACTAGAGAAAAAATAACGGCCCTTATCATAACTTTCAATGAAATTGGATACATTGAAAAATGTTTGGATTCCGTTTCCTTTGCTGACGAAATCATTGTGGTAGACTCCTTTAGTACGGATGGTACTTATGAATATCTTTTAAATCATCCTAAGGTTAAGGTCATTCAAAACCCTTTTGAAAACTTTACGGCCCAAAAATCGTTTGCGCTTAAACAGGCAACCAATGACTGGGTGCTTTTTTTGGATGCAGATGAAGTGGTTCCTACAAGTTTAAAAGATGAAATTCTAAACACCGTTTCCGGGGAAGGTGATATTGTTGCCTATTGGTTTTACAGACAATTCATGTTCCAAGATGAGAAGTTAAAATTTAGCGGATGGCAAACGGATAAGAACTATCGTCTTTTCAGAAAAAGTAAAGCCAAATTTTCAGACAGAAGAATCGTCCACGAAACCTTGGACGTTGAAGGAACATCTGGTATACTGACAGAAAAGCTTATCCATTATTGCTATAAAAATTACGAGGACTACAAGTCCAAAATGCTAAATTATGGCAGATTAAAAGCCATTGAATGTTTTTACCGCGAGCGAAAATTCAATTATGCATCCATGTATTTGAAAACAGGATGGAAATTTTTTAATCATTACATCCTACGGCTTGGATTTTTGGATGGAAAAAAAGGTTTTATTATTTGCTATTTGAATGCTCTTGGCGTCTCGGAAAGGTTCAAGGAACTAAAACGTTTGGAACAAAAAAACGAATTGGCCTACTACTTGGTAATGCCATAA
- a CDS encoding glycosyltransferase family 2 protein, whose translation MTDTSEDLKISVIVSTYNAEEWLKKVLWGFNQQTFKNFEVVIADDGSKPATKELLDEMSKEVFYPIVHVWQEDDGFQKSRILNKAVVACKTDYIIMTDGDCIPREDFVHVHYINKEPGYFISGGYYMLPMNISKLISLEDVEHQRCFDINWLKEKGIPKTFKNNKLTAHGIISKVLNWVTPTNASWNGHNSSGWKNDILNVNGFDERMQYGGQDRELGERLFNFGIKSKQLRYSAVCVHLDHKRGYKTPESIAKNVGIRKKTKKEKRVWTFYGITK comes from the coding sequence ATGACGGATACATCAGAGGACCTAAAAATTAGTGTAATAGTAAGTACTTACAACGCCGAAGAATGGCTTAAAAAAGTGCTTTGGGGTTTCAATCAGCAGACCTTTAAAAATTTTGAGGTCGTTATAGCAGATGACGGTTCCAAACCTGCGACGAAGGAATTGTTGGACGAAATGTCCAAAGAGGTTTTTTATCCTATTGTACATGTTTGGCAGGAAGACGATGGTTTTCAAAAATCTAGAATCTTGAATAAGGCGGTTGTGGCTTGTAAAACGGATTATATTATTATGACAGATGGCGACTGCATTCCCAGAGAAGATTTTGTCCATGTACATTATATTAATAAGGAACCGGGTTATTTTATTTCAGGAGGATATTATATGCTGCCGATGAACATATCAAAATTGATAAGTTTGGAGGATGTTGAACATCAACGATGTTTTGATATTAACTGGCTTAAAGAAAAGGGCATACCCAAGACATTCAAAAATAATAAATTGACCGCCCATGGTATTATTTCAAAAGTCTTGAATTGGGTTACGCCAACCAATGCCAGTTGGAACGGGCATAATTCTTCCGGATGGAAGAATGATATATTGAATGTAAACGGCTTCGATGAGCGAATGCAGTATGGCGGACAGGATAGGGAGTTGGGAGAACGTCTTTTCAACTTCGGAATCAAATCCAAACAATTGAGATATAGCGCGGTATGTGTACATCTTGACCATAAGCGCGGTTATAAGACTCCTGAATCTATTGCAAAGAATGTAGGAATAAGGAAAAAAACAAAAAAGGAAAAGAGGGTTTGGACTTTTTATGGCATTACCAAGTAG